The genomic window GGAATGAAGGTGATGCTTACGCTCTTTCATCACTCACTTCCTCCTTGGGCTGGAGACTACGGAGGATGGAAATTGGAGAAAACTGTTGATTATTTCCTGGATTTCACAAGGTAATTTCCTTTTTGGGTGTAACAAACAAAGACTAAATGCTATAAGAAGATGCTAACTTGTTGATGAAAGAATGCATGCAACCGAAAAATCACAACGGAAGAGAAattgattttcatgatttttaaaaGCTTTCGAAAACGGATTAAACTATTTAATCTACATGCGATGGCCTAGGATCCCTCGAGTTGTGATTTAAAATCattaaacaatttaatttaattgtacCTTTCCACGCATAGAACTACACTACTATTTGCGATCGGATTGATACCGTTTATGCGATGGTAGCTGCGCACGCGCCCGGCCTCTGTCAGTATCCACACGAAGTTGGTGAAGCCTTTCAAGCGTCGTTCAAATCTCCAAAATTGAACGTAGTAGATTATCTTTCGCTCCAAGGTCATGCTAGCGCTTTCTGGAACGAACCGAGAAAAATAACCGAGAAAACGGGATCCACACCGAAGATCAATTGGAAGAGAATAGGGTGACTCCTCGGCACGACACACCACTCGAGGAGATCACTCCTTTACGgacaagagagagggagagaaagttggctattattaattaatgcttcctttgttaattaatttttatactcatgtgtgtgtatatatatatatatattagtacatACAATCCTAGTCAAactaagaaatatatatatatatatatatatatatatatatatatatatatatatatatatatatatagtagggctactatactcttattagtatagagtccttcgtactcataacttgttttcgatgtttgggcttccgaatcgacgatccacactgttaaacatgatctagagtatttgaaacttctagaaaataaatttcgtaatttttcgaaatcattataaagtccatcaagcagatataaaatgaacggccaaaatcgaacgatgtcctaaaaatggatgatcggatccttcaatttaagatcggggttattaatctttatctaggtaatgaatagaattttctatcaaaaattcaagctattccgattcttttacaccgttaaactagcaagtatcacataccggccgttaaaaattgtcaattttgtgagctattgatcgtaaggtaaatgatatcgaaaaattataaaatttaatttctagaagttttaaatgctctagaaaatgtttaacggtatggatcgtcgattcggaagctctatcatcgaaaacgactatgagtacgaaggtgatcgtactcataagagtatagtagccgtactctatatatatatatatatatatatatatatatatagaattgcgctcctatgcttttaaaagcaccaagtcattggtgcttgtaagtttttagcccttggattaagggatgtgcggttaggatgatgtgggtcccctagggttaagtgggtggttggttgaatagtataatctaacgggtgaaatgatcaaaggcgtagatctaacggtaaaaaatttacaagcaccaaatacttaattggtacttttacaagcaccatagccggactctatatatatatatatatcctctctCTTTATCATAATCCTATTATGATATAAGAAtatctaaatcaaatctaatttGATTAAGGTTTCTAATTTTAGACCAATTatgatatattaattagattctcctaatccaattaggattaattaaaatattataatatatatcataatatatctcCTACAAATGTAATGATCTTCGATTTGAATAAGATCTTATCTGTTAGATTCATTGTAACGTTTACAATAATTCATAAACTCATAATGCAATTTTTGCATCTTAGTCCCTgtaattttacataattataaaatatttctatagtCACACTATGAACCATACAATATTCTCAGTAATTAAATAGAACACTTCTATCTCATCCACACAATTAAATAACCACGACTCCATATgcgtgtgaccccataggttcagTTCTGATTGGTAGTAAGATTATGATCTAATCTCTATTAAAATCATTATCAGAACTCCTTCCGATGGATCAAAACCATTCTAACTCTAAACCTCTTGAGAATAACCGATCGCTCCTTACTCTCTAGGCTGTCACAATCCACTAGTGATGCCTAGCAGCATATAGTGGCAATCCAACAGAACCAAATATCAGAATCTCTAAGTGCAGTTAACATGTGACACAATCCTTCTGCTGTAAGTCCCAACACAGTGGAGATTATGGTAGCTCGTCAAATCCCATCACCGGTCATATGTAAAATTCATTTGACCTTAGTTCATATGGTATTCCCGAAAACTCCTTTCCGATATACTATTTTTACTTTGGCCAGAGATTCCCTGAATTaagtctcataaatcacataggattTTAACCTTTCTATTAAGCATAGCAGATTCTTTTGAACACTCTCCTACTCCTGTAGACCTATCGTAGCCAACATGCACTACTAGAAAATGATGATTAATCTCCAAGATATTGTGCAGTCAAACTATGACAACTCAATCAGTGAGTAGCCGAGATGCCGCAAGTCAAAGAATCAAACATATCACTGCAGCATCAAGAacgtcactgacgagtgagtaggcTACCATGTGACTTCTTGTATTgttcacgctcggtacccttgttcttaACAACCATCTGCACTTTAGCTCCAGTGTCTCTACACTGTAGATTTGAGACTCGTTTATCAGAAGGAAGCTTCTAGTGTACCAGTATCAGTGGATGCACCACCGTCCTCGTGGTGATCCATCGATTGGGAGcctttaggaattaaccaccaatgacatatGCCCCAAATTTTCAACTCTTGAGAATGTATGCCATCATCTTGTTAATCCTTGGACGATTCGCGGACACACAAAtacatgaatggaataaaaaaaacaacttaatatatctatatatattaagtaaATGTCCAATACAATCATACAGCCACTAGTATAATGTGTATCAGTCGATTGGCTACTAGGGCATACTACTAACAGTTGAAGCTATCCATCATAACTTGGTAAACAGAGAGAACTATACAGATGATGAATTAACATGCATTATACTGTAATGTTTCGAATCCTTCTCAAAATGTGCGAGCTCTCATAGATGAATGGCAGTTGCATTCATCTCTAACAtacaaataaagataaatttagTCACTAAACATATGCTGAATTCTGTTTACATGCATTCAAAATCTTTTACGAATTGTATTCTTGCATCTTTACGCAACTATTTAGTTAAGGAAAGAGTTAAATAAGAGAgtacgagaaaaaaaaaaatctttttgattaatgggagatttatttattttatttatttatttgaaaagtgGTTGATAAgctatttgataattaaatttatgcATATGAGCTTGTTCATCTTTGGCAGAAGCCCCAAACTTCTTCCCTTCGAGGCAGAAGCAAAAGGTTCAATTTGAGCTTCTGCTTTTCAGATCAAGAAGCTCATCTCAGTTTAACTACGAAAACTCCACAGTCCACACTTAGGTTCGGCAAAGGCTCGTCTACTGCTTTTTGGGGTAGAGAAGTAGTTTTAAAAGCCAATCATAACAGATGCTTAAATCATTAATCTGTACATGCTGGAGGGACCAAGtactaaattttcttttctcgGCTTGCTTAAATATATTTCCGTAATGTAATCTGTTAAATGAACTTCTAATATGCAGGCTCGTTGTTGACCGTGTATCAGATTTGGTGGATTATTGGGTGATATTCAATGAACCTCACGTATTTGTCATGCTAACTTACTGTGCCGGTGCTTGGCCTGGTGGAAACCCCGAGATGATCGAAGTGGCGATGTCGGCTTTACCTATTGGCGTATACAATCAAGCATTGCACTGGATGGCTATTGCTCATTGCAAGGCCTATGACTATATCCACCAAGAAGGGTACATATAGACTGTAATTACATTTCTCTGCAGAATCATCTGGTTACACCCGCTCtgctgtaaaatctgaattttcgcACACCCTCAAAAGTGAAGTTTGAGTCATCAATTCAGGGGGAAAAGGAAAACATTTTTAAGTAGGATTACTTTTGTAACTGCATCGGTAAAAACGtacaaaaattaagttttttacaTGTTATTGAAATCATATTTTGTGGGGATTTTGATATGTATAAATTGGCACTCTTGATGGGGCATTTttaaggatttaagtacccGTCGGCACAGGTCGTGCCCAATGTACCATACCGTGCTAGAAGAATTTCAGCACGATACGATCCCCGTACCTATGGTACGACTCAAAACCCTCCTGTTAATAAGCGATTAGAATTATATGTAAATTATCTTGTTACCTCACAtacaaaagatttgataaagatatataataagcaatgAAAATATATTGGTGCTAAGAAAATAAACATTTCATGCCATAGTGTGCCAGCACACGGCTCTTTTTGTGATCAGCACATATCGGCATGGCATGACATGCCTATAAAATTCTCGGAACGGctcatgccacggcacttaaatccttgggcATATTTGTAAATATTTCTTATATGTTGCTTGATAGTTGATATAGACATAAAATCTTTATTTGTCTACTGACGAGGACCAATCCGTAAACTTCTGGGCTATGTTCTATCTTTATAGTTGCTTGATAGTTGATTAATGCACAATTATTTTTCCTTTGGCAGCAGAAGTGTTAAGAAACCTGTAGCTGGAGTTGCACATCATGTCTCCTTCATGCGACCGTATGGCCTGTTCGACGTCGCTGCTGTGACACTCGCTAACTCATTAACTCTATTCCACTATGTGGATAGCATATGCGATAAGCTAGATTTTATCGGTATAAACTATTATGGGCAGGTTTGTCccttcaaaattaaaactattaattgTTCGTATAAATCAAATGTAAAACAAAATTGACTTGTTTACTTCACAGGAGGTGATTTCTGGGCCTGGGTTGAAACTTGTCGAAAACGACGAGTACAGTGAATCTGGACGCGGTGTTTACCCTGACGGTTTATACCGTATTCTGCTTGATTTCCATGGAAGGTACAAACACCTAAATTTGCCTTTTATAATCACTGAGAATGGAGTTTCTGACGAGACCGATTTGATCCGACGGCCATATATGCTTGAGCATCTTCTAGCCATCAATGCCGCCATGAGAATGGTTAGTATTTTGTGCTGATATGCTTGATAAATGCCTTTTTAATTTCCTTTCTGAACTGTAGAAcactttgaattaaaaaaaatatatatagatggaaTATTCCATAGAGTGAATACTTTAATCAgacaaaaagttttaaaatccACGTATTCATTTCAAAGTGCATTATATTTTACGTAACGCATGTGACCATTCTTTCCATCTCTTTTATATGGGtaaattactttaaattttgtattttataggGTGTACCTGTGATTGGTTATCTATTCTGGACAACATCCGATAATTGGGAATGGGCTGATGGGTATGGTCCCAAATTTGGACTCGTAGCAGTTGATCGAGCTAATAACCTAGCGAGGAAACCTCGCCCTTCATATTACCTCTTCTCTAaggtaattattttatttaaaataggcCTAAAGTGCTCCTTAGTTGGTCGTCGCAATATCATATTCACTACGGTGGAAGTAGCTTGGAAAATGCTCGGAACATGCTCCTaataaagataataatttagTGCTAAAGATAATGtcttaagcttttttttttttcttttttctttggtaaaaacgtacaaaacttacctgaactatggagCATTTTTAGTTAGCTACCCAACATttcagaattttgattttactactttacctttcaatttgttgatTTAAGTCTGCCGAcaacactttgactttaaaatttaacttaattactttaatgaatctatagttgcgagaattacatgaaatatactaactaaatatttaaaaatgaatgacgcattcaaattttaaagtcaaagtgccACTgaatgattcaaattaaataaattgaaaggttggatagtaaaatcaaaactttgaaaGGTTAGATTGTcaaatcaaaatgatccatagttcaggtaagttctatacgttttgaccattttcttttttatcagaGGTCATATAGATTTCAAACCTAGTCGGTTTTGTGCACCCCTCCACTCTGATTGAATGAGAagattctatttaattttcttcCTAGTATTCAGTTATTCCTTAATGGATGCAATTGAAGGCATCTTAAATTTCAGGTGGTGAAAACCGGCGAAGTGAGGAGAGCCGATAGGATGCGTGCTTGGAGCGACCTGCAGCGAGCGGCTCTTCAAAAGAGAACGCGGCCATTTTTTAGAGCAGTAGACAAAAATGGTCTTATGTATGCAGGTATATAAACGTA from Ananas comosus cultivar F153 linkage group 23, ASM154086v1, whole genome shotgun sequence includes these protein-coding regions:
- the LOC109728195 gene encoding beta-glucosidase-like SFR2, chloroplastic isoform X1 — encoded protein: MAPPVAAVAAFLVVAAKIAGALAAVTVAANAASFARYRRRHLRPIHTPLHDDSADVLAQFDVAVAAAASSSTAEEEYKFFFGLATAPAHVEDRLNDAWLQFTAEHPCGDAEAGQNLQRAEAILSSASGDGGSQQASLPSEDQRAREKSTRKPLKIAMEAMIRGFEKYSDAEEPSDGKDCSHTVAAWHNVPCPQERLRFWSDPDTELKLAKETGITVFRMGIDWARIMPTEPTKGLKDSVNFAALERYRWIIERVRAYGMKVMLTLFHHSLPPWAGDYGGWKLEKTVDYFLDFTRLVVDRVSDLVDYWVIFNEPHVFVMLTYCAGAWPGGNPEMIEVAMSALPIGVYNQALHWMAIAHCKAYDYIHQEGRSVKKPVAGVAHHVSFMRPYGLFDVAAVTLANSLTLFHYVDSICDKLDFIGINYYGQEVISGPGLKLVENDEYSESGRGVYPDGLYRILLDFHGRYKHLNLPFIITENGVSDETDLIRRPYMLEHLLAINAAMRMGVPVIGYLFWTTSDNWEWADGYGPKFGLVAVDRANNLARKPRPSYYLFSKVVKTGEVRRADRMRAWSDLQRAALQKRTRPFFRAVDKNGLMYAGGLDEPIQRAFVLRDWRFGHYEMDGLQDPFSRFLRFITAPFSRKKKNVVDLVEDGDAVPDVAV
- the LOC109728195 gene encoding beta-glucosidase-like SFR2, chloroplastic isoform X3; this encodes MAPPVAAVAAFLVVAAKIAGALAAVTVAANAASFARYRRRHLRPIHTPLHDDSADVLAQFDVAVAAAASSSTAEEYKFFFGLATAPAHVEDRLNDAWLQFTAEHPCGDAEAGQNLQRAEAILSSASGDGGSQQASLPSEDQRAREKSTRKPLKIAMEAMIRGFEKYSDAEEPSDGKDCSHTVAAWHNVPCPQERLRFWSDPDTELKLAKETGITVFRMGIDWARIMPTEPTKGLKDSVNFAALERYRWIIERVRAYGMKVMLTLFHHSLPPWAGDYGGWKLEKTVDYFLDFTRLVVDRVSDLVDYWVIFNEPHVFVMLTYCAGAWPGGNPEMIEVAMSALPIGVYNQALHWMAIAHCKAYDYIHQEGRSVKKPVAGVAHHVSFMRPYGLFDVAAVTLANSLTLFHYVDSICDKLDFIGINYYGQEVISGPGLKLVENDEYSESGRGVYPDGLYRILLDFHGRYKHLNLPFIITENGVSDETDLIRRPYMLEHLLAINAAMRMGVPVIGYLFWTTSDNWEWADGYGPKFGLVAVDRANNLARKPRPSYYLFSKVVKTGEVRRADRMRAWSDLQRAALQKRTRPFFRAVDKNGLMYAGGLDEPIQRAFVLRDWRFGHYEMDGLQDPFSRFLRFITAPFSRKKKNVVDLVEDGDAVPDVAV
- the LOC109728195 gene encoding beta-glucosidase-like SFR2, chloroplastic isoform X2, with protein sequence MAPPVAAVAAFLVVAAKIAGALAAVTVAANAASFARYRRRHLRPIHTPLHDDSADVLAQFDVAVAAAASSSTAEEEYKFFFGLATAPAHVEDRLNDAWLQFTAEHPCGDAEAGQNLQRAEAILSSASGDGGSQQASLPSEDQRAREKSTRKPLKIAMEAMIRGFEKYSDAEEPSDGKDCSHTVAAWHNVPCPQERLRFWSDPDTELKLAKETGITVFRMGIDWARIMPTEPTKGLKDSVNFAALERYRWIIERVRAYGMKVMLTLFHHSLPPWAGDYGGWKLEKTVDYFLDFTRLVVDRVSDLVDYWVIFNEPHVFVMLTYCAGAWPGGNPEMIEVAMSALPIGVYNQALHWMAIAHCKAYDYIHQEGSVKKPVAGVAHHVSFMRPYGLFDVAAVTLANSLTLFHYVDSICDKLDFIGINYYGQEVISGPGLKLVENDEYSESGRGVYPDGLYRILLDFHGRYKHLNLPFIITENGVSDETDLIRRPYMLEHLLAINAAMRMGVPVIGYLFWTTSDNWEWADGYGPKFGLVAVDRANNLARKPRPSYYLFSKVVKTGEVRRADRMRAWSDLQRAALQKRTRPFFRAVDKNGLMYAGGLDEPIQRAFVLRDWRFGHYEMDGLQDPFSRFLRFITAPFSRKKKNVVDLVEDGDAVPDVAV